A region from the Hydra vulgaris chromosome 08, alternate assembly HydraT2T_AEP genome encodes:
- the LOC136083388 gene encoding general transcription factor II-I repeat domain-containing protein 2B-like: protein MASAKRRRCDTESGHGGRVFNPSWTTDYFVHEQSNSIICLICLEKIAVCKSYNVNRHYTTKYAVSYDKFKGQFRIDKIELLKKTFLAQQSVMKTQVISSYSATKINFLMAEAVAKSGKPFCTGDLLKNCLKIFCKEICPEKTPTVEDLSLSHQTIARRVEDLSKNIELSLKEKLNKCEVWHWMNQQTEKSINHEIISYHCIKHQEQLCAKVLEMKNVMKLVIHTVNFTRSRGLNHRQFKQLLEGCGSEAEDVIYFSQVRWLSRAATLKRFWILLPEIVLFLKIKRKHTSLLENIDCLNDLAFLIDMTQMLIELNLKLQGKDQLISKLFENVETFVLKLKLLKQQLSCKVLVNFKAL, encoded by the exons ATGGCTTCAGCTAAAAGACGTAGATGTGATACTGAAAGCGGTCATGGGGGTCGTGTATTTAATCCTTCTTGGACAACTGACTATTTTGTACATGAACAAAGTAATTCTATTATATGTCTAATTTGTTTGGAGAAAATTGCCGTGTGTAAAAGTTATAATGTGAACAGGCACTACACTACAAAATATGCTGTAAGTTATGACAAATTTAAAGGCCAATTTCGAATTGATAAGATTGAATTGTTGAAGAAAACTTTTCTTGCACAACAATCAGTGATGAAAACTCAAGTGATTAGCTCTTACAGTGctaccaaaataaattttttaatggcaGAGGCTGTTGCAAAAAGTGGTAAACCTTTTTGTACTggagatttattaaaaaactgtttaaaaatattttgtaaagagATATGTCCTGAAAAAACACCTACTGTTGAAGATCTTAGCCTCTCACACCAGACTATTGCTAGAAGAGTTGAAGAtctatcaaaaaatattgaattatcattaaaagaaaaattaaataaatgtgaaGTCTGGCACTGGATGAATCAACAGACAGAG AAATCCATTAATCATGAAATTATTTCATATCACTGCATTAAACACCAAGAGCAGTTATGTGCAAAAGTATTGGAGATGAAGAATGTTATGAAACTTGTTATTCATACTGTTAACTTTACTAGAAGTCGTGGCCTTAATCACAGACAGTTCAAACAATTACTTGAAGGTTGTGGTAGTGAGGCTGAAGATGTAATTTATTTCAGCCAGGTTAGATGGCTTAGTCGAGCTGCTACTCTAAAAAGATTTTGGATACTATTACCTGAAATAGTGctgtttctaaaaattaaaaggaaacaCACAAGCTtgcttgaaaatattgactGTCTGAATGATTTGGCATTTTTGATTGACATGACTCAGATGTTAATAGAATTAAATCTTAAGTTGCAGGGTAAAGATCAACTTATTagtaaattgtttgaaaatgtagaaacatttgttttaaaattaaaacttctaaaaCAACAATTAAGTTGTAAAGTACTTGTCAATTTCAAGGCATTATAA